The Helicobacter fennelliae nucleotide sequence ATAATCTTCAAGTGGGGCTGATTTTACTCTTGCATCCTTAGTGCCAAGCTGGGCTGTTTTATTCTTATTTTCTAAAAGTTTATGCCTTTGCAAAAGTTCTAAATAGCGAAGTTGAAGCTCTGAATCATTGCTCCAAATATCTTTTTCATTAGCATTTGAAAAAAGTTCTTCAAATAAAATAAGCTGACTTTCAAAATTATAAAGTAAATTTTTAACTCTTAAGCTTGTATTGCCAAAATAATCATATCTAACTTCCATAATTCACCACCAAAACTTCCCTGCTTTCTAGCCTTTTGCTTTGATAATTGCAATTTTTATAGCTTTTGTTTAAAAAATGCACTTTAAAGCAAGGATTTTCTTTAAGCCAAGTTTGCAAAAGCTTGTGTTCTTTACCTTTGTGAGTAAGCACATTAGAAAGGGCAAATTTTATGTTTTTACTCTCTAAATTTTGCATAAATTCAAGCAAATCCTTTTCATCTTGTTCGCTCCAAGCCTTGTTTTCATTATAGCTTGCTAAGCATAAAAAATAAGGCGGGTCCATATAAATAAAAGCATTTTTATCTAAATTTTCTAGTTTAAAAGTTCTAAAATCCTCGTTTTTAAAGCTGATATTTTTTGATTTTAAAGCCTGAATAAAGCCTTGAAGTTTAGCCTGCATCTTAGCGTTAAAATCCCTCTTGCCACAAGGCAGGTTAAACTCACCTTTAGCATTAAAGCGGATTTGATTATTAAAAGAAAAGATGATTAAAACAAAAAGTTTGAGTATATCTTTATCTTCATTATAGGCTTTTCTTAGGTTTAAAAATCCTTGTTTATTGTAGCTTGATAAGCCCTTAGCACTATCACATTTATAAAATTCATAGCCAAATTTGGTGCTATTTGAAAGCTTAAATTCATTTATTAAGACATCAATTTTTTGTTTTATCATAGCAAATTCTTCTTTTTGAAAAAGCTTTAAAAGCTCCATTACAACCTTATTTTCATCATTTAAGATGATATTTTGTGCTTGTATATTTACCCCAACATTACCTCCCCCACAAAACAAATCCACAAAAGTGCTTATTTGCTTTGGAAAAAGCGGTAAAATTTGACTTAAAAGCGTAAATTTACCCCCTGTGTAATTTAGCGGACTTTGGATAATATTTTTCCTTGACTCTAAGGTGGGCTGGATGCGATTGTTGTGCCTTGTGTCTTGCATGGTATATTTAGAGCTCGTGAGATTCTTGGGCATTTCACAATGCCCACCAGAATCCACATAGCTTAATAGCAAATGCGCGACACCGGGCTTCTTTTGTCTCTGAGACTTTCTTTCTTGCCATCTCTCTACGTTGAGCCCGTCTCTGGCGTTATCTAGCCCCTTTGGCACTGTTTTTACTCCTTGTGATGCCCAGATTCCTCATTATTTGCCTGTGTTATTTACATCACATGATTCTAGTTCAAGGTGCCTTAAAATCTCTTAATGTTCACAAAAAAGCCAAAACTTTACTAAAGTTTTACATTAATTTTAGCCCCAAGCCATTGACAAACACTAGGTGTAATGCTTTATAATCGCATTCATAGAATCAAAGCTTAGATTCTACACCTCAACACAAAGGAGAGCAATGGAGCAAGATTCAAAACGCAGGGAGTTTATCAAAACCTCTACAAAGATTGTGGGCGTGAGCCTCCTAGCAAATACAGCGCTTTTTGCAGAATCAAAAAACGCGCAAAGCACACAAATTTCTAAAAACACAAAGGAGAAACATGGAATTTCTAATATTAAACACCCTCAATGGTGGCGTAAAAATGCCAATTTTGGGCTATGGCGTCTTTCAAATCGAGCCAAAAGAGGCTCAAAGATGCGTAGAGGATGCGCTAAGTGTGGGTTATCGCAGCATTGACACAGCGCAAAGCTATTTCAACGAAGCAGAAGTGGGCGCAGCACTCACAAACGCGCTAAAAGGCGGGGCAATAAAGCGCGAGGAGCTCTTCATCACCACAAAGCTTTGGATAAGCCACGCCAATGAAAAAGACGTAAACAAAGCCTTTGAAACTAGCCTTAAAAAGCTAGGGCTTGAGTATTTGGATTTGTATCTAATTCATCAGCCCTATAATGACGTGTATGGCGCGTGGAGGGCGATGAGCAAACTCCACAAAGAAGGGCGCATTCGTGCCATTGGCATGAGCAATTTTTACCCCGATAAAATCAGCGATTTTGCACTTTTTAACGAGATAAAGCCAGCGATAAATCAAATCGAGCTGCACCCCTTTTACCAAAAAGAATATGAGCAGCAAATAAACGCGGAATTTGGAGTAGCCACGCAGTCTTGGGCGAGCTTTGCGGAAGGGAAAAATGATATGTTTAATAACCCCGTTTTAAAGCAAATCGCACAAAAGCATGATAAAAGTGTGGCACAAGTCATTTTGCGCTGGCTCACACAAAGGCAAATCGTGGTAATTCCAAAGACGACAAAACTAGCACGCATGCAAGAAAATTTCAATGTCTTTGATTTTACGCTCAATTCTACTGATTTAAGCGCGATAAAAAGCCTTGATACAAATAAGACCTTATTTATCGACCACAGGGATGTTGAGCGCGTAAAATGGCTTGTGGATTACAGCAAGGATTCTAGGTTTAAGGAGTGAAAATGCAAAACCTGCATCTTATCGCCCTAGCGGGCATTTTTGGGCTAGGCAATATGGGGCTTTTGCACGCGGACTCTGTGGATTCTCAAATCACAGAATCTAAGGCGCGAGAAGCTAAAACTGCAAAATTGGCAAAATTAAAAGTGAGAGAATTTAGCGCGCAGGAACTGACAAAAGCGGGGAGTTTGGGAAGCTTTACGGGCGATTCCAAAATCTTTAGCGGTAAAGTCAAAGTGAGCGCGATGTTTAAGGCAAATGCGTGGCGAGCCTTTAGCAGCGGCTTAGTAGAGTTTGACAAAGGTGCAAGGAGTGCGTGGCACACGCACCCAGCAGGGCAAACTCTAATCGTAACAGAGGGCGAGATACTCACAGGCACGGCTGATGGCAAGGCGTGGCTAGCCAAAAAGGGTGATGTGATAAGCTGCCCGCCAAATATCAAGCATTTTCACGGCGCAAGCACGGACACAAAAGGCGTGCATATCGCGCTAACGGGTGTCAAAGATACACAAAATGTAAAATGGCTTGAGCTTGTAAGCGATGAGGAGTATAAAGAGGCGATGCAAAAAGCGCGGAAAGAGAGCAACTAAGGGTGCAAACTGCTAAAGCCCTTGATACTTAAGATTTTGTAAAAACCTTATCATACTATCTACGCTAAACCCAACACAACAAACTTATACGAATTTAATAAAAAAGGAAAAATATGAAAAAGACACTTTGTGTGGGATTTTTGCAATTTTTGGTTTGTAATGTGGCTTTAGCGTGCCCTTTGATATAGACAAAAAGCACTCAGCTATAAGCTTTAGTCTCACGCATTTGGGGATTTCAGAGCAAAATGGCATTTTTAGGGAGTTTGGAGGGAGCCTTGAGATTGATACTGGCACAGCGCATATCAAGGCTTTGGAGGGTTGGGTAGAGATTGCCTCCATAGATACCAACACAAAAGAGCGAGATACCAATCTCCAAAGTGAAGAATTTTTCTCCACAAAGAGTTTCGCTCGAGCGTATTTCAAAGCAAAAGAGATAAAAAATGGTAGTGTTTTGGCGGATCTAACGATAAAAGGAATCACAAAAGAGGTGTTTTTTGACTTAAAGATCTCACAAATAATCATCAATCAGCGCACCAAAAAGCCCACGATAGACATCATGCTCACAGCTACGATCAATCGCAAAGACTTCAAAATCGGCGAAGATGTGCTTAATGCTGTATTGAACGATAAAATCGCGCTAAAAATCCAACTCCAAGCAACGCAAAAAGAATAAGATAATCAAGGTAGTAAAAGGGGCAATGGAGCAATGGATTAATGCCTTATGCGATCAGAATCTTTATAACTCTCACCCCAGCTACTTAGGCTTTGTAGCACGCCCTCAAGGCTTTGTCCTAGCGGGGTGAGCGAGTATTCGACTTTTGGCGGGACTTCTGCATAGACTTTACGTTTTATGATTTTTGCGCTTTCTAGTTCTTTGAGGTTATCAGTTAGCACTTTTTGGGAAATAGTTTGGTTTTTGCTCGCGCCTATGGAGGCGCGTAGCTCACCAAATCGTTTTGTGCTAGAGAGCAAATCGCGGATAATAAGCATTTTCCATTTGTTGCCAATGAGATTTAGGGTAGTCTCTACAGGGCATGGTGAATGGTATTTTTTCATAAGTTTTTCTCCTTATTATTTCTTGTTATTTTTTCTCATCAGATTATAAATTTTCAAAAATATTATATCTTATAATATCAAATATTACGCAATAGTTTCAAAAATAATACTATATAATAAATTTATTCCTACTTGATTTTATAAACTAAGTTTGCTAAAGTTTCAGCACTCAAAAAATTTGAGAATCCAAAAAGGGAGTAGAGATGAAAAATCTCACAAAACAAAAAATAAATAGACGAAGTTTTTTAAAAACTTCAGTTGTAGGGGCACTAGCCCTGGGAGTGGGCTTTATGCCAATTTTTGCAAAACCAAATAAAAAAGGAGACAAAATGAAAATTGCAATCTTAGCAGCTAGCGGAAAGGCTGGCAAACTCATCACGCAAGAGGCGCTAAATAGGGGCTATGAGGTCACTGCATTTGTGCGAGATAGCACAAAAATGAGCAAGTTTAAAAATCTAAAAGTTGTGCAAAAAGATATTTTAGCGCTAGATTCTAAGGATTTAAGTGGCTTTGATGTCGTCATTAGCGCCTATGGCGTGGTAGCGACACCGCAGGATTATGAGCCAATTTATAAGCATTTAAGCGCAATTTTAGCAAATAATCCCGCGAGATTTTTAATCGTAGGCGGTGCAGGCAGTTATTATATGGATAAGGAGCGCAAAACGCAGTTCATCGACACACCCGAATTCCCTGATATTTATAAACCAGTGGCAAGCGCGCACAATAAGGTGCTAAGCTTTTTGCGCACGCAAGATTCACTAAATTGGGTTTATGTCAGCCCGCCAGCGGACTTTGTCTTTGATGCGCCAAAAAGTGGCAAATACAAAATTATCGGCGAATATTTTGAGGTAAATGAGCGCGGAGAATCTAAGGGCTCGTATGCGGACTACGCGAGTGCGATGCTTGATATTGCAGAGGATTCTAAAATTAATAAGGAGCGCGTAGGGGTGATTGGGTTGTAAAATTCTAGCTTTTGAGCGATTTTGTGGGAGTTTGTTTTTCGCGTCGTCGATAGGCGTTTAGCCTTATCTCCTCACTCAAAACCGCACAACCCACAAACTCATCTTAAAATCTAAAATTTACAGCACATTGTATGCTTTCGCACCCATTTGCGGGCTAAATTTTCGTATGATTGTGTCTAGTTTATTGCCACAAAGAACGGAATCCTGTGCGTCATTGCGAGCCGATTTATCGGCGTGGCAATCCAAAATCTAAAGCGCAAATTTTGCGCCAAATTTACAAAAACCCCTTGGCATACACTAGATGTAATGCTTTATAATCACATTTTTTAGTTTAGATTCAATCCACAAAGGAAAATCCATGGCAAAACTTTCGCGTATTTTGTATTTTTTATTCAGCATTAAAAGGAGTGAGCTACAGCTCTTTTTTGCCTCTTTTAGCTTTATTTTCTTGCTTTTTTGCGCATATAGTCTGCTGCGTCCTGTGCGCGATGCGCTGGGTATTGAGGGCGGGAGCAGAGCGCTAAAATGGCTCTTTTTAGGCACATTTATATTCTGTATACTTGCAAGCCTCGCGCTTATGTTTGTTGGCTCAAAAATTAGGCGCAAATTTTACACAGATCTTGTGCTTGGCTTTTTTGTGCTGAGCTTGCTTGTGTTTTATCTTGCGCTACTTAGCGTGAGTGAGGGCAGCAGCGGCTTTTTGTGGCTGTGCGCGGCATTTTATATTTGGGTGAGTGTTGGGAATCTCTTTTTGTTTAGCTCGGCGTGAAGCCTGCTAGCAGATGTTTTTAGCAAAGAATCAAGCGCGAGACTTTTTGGATTAATCGCAGCAGGTGCGAGCCTTGGGAGCATAGCAGGCGCGAGCTTGGCTAGGATTTTATCAAGCTATTTTTCGCTTGCTTCTTTCTTTTTGCTTTGCATTATATTTTTAGCATTTGCATTTTTGTTTAAAATATACATTATAAAAATCGTAAAGACAGAATCTAGCATGCTCAAAATTGCTTTAGAATCGCCTATAAACGCGAAGAATCCATTCATTGGGTTTAAGCTTATTATTAAGTCAAAATATCTTTTGTTTTTAAGCCTTTTTATCTTGCTTTTAACAAGCGTTTCGACATTTTTATACATGGAGCAAGCGCGCATTATAAAGGAGCTTTTTCCGCAGCGAGAGGCGCGCATAGCAGCCTTTGCAAACATCGATCTTGTGGTGCAGACTTTGAGCTTTTTTATTCAAATCTTTTTAACCGCAAAAATTGCCAAATATTTTGGGCTAAGTGCGCTTTTAGGCGTAGTGGGCTTTGTGCTAGGCTTTGGCTTTATTATTTTGGCTTTCACGCATCCTACGTTTTGCCATTAGCGATTGTGATGAGTATGCGCAGAGTTGGCGAATATGCGCTAGTTAAGCCCGGGCGCGAAATGCTTTTTGTGCCTTTGGGCGCTGATGAAAAATACAAAGTAAAAAGCTTTTTAGATTCTGTGCTTTACCGCGCAGGCGACGCATTTCAGCACAAATTGAGGGCTTACTGGCAAGTGTAAGCATTGCTTTAGTGCTTGCTTTTAGCTCTCTTATTTCCTTCATCTGGGGCGCTTTGGGATTATTCCTAGGCAGGTCGTATAAGGGGGATAGGTTTGGGTAAAAACATTATAATCAATCTTTTAATTCCTCTTAATGAGCTTAAATATGAAAAATTTATTTGTAAGCCTCAATATTTTTATTTTGAGTATTGCGCTTTACGCGTGTGCGAATCAAAATGGTTTTATCAGCATAGAAAAACAGGGTTCGTTCTTTGCGGGTGGCGTGGTGCAAAAGGATGCCAAAGGGCACACTAACCACGCAGACCATGCCTATGTCTTTTGGCAGATTCCCTTAAAGGCGTATAAATACCCGCTCATCTTTGCGCACGGCATAGAACAAAGTGCCAAAACCTGGCAAAGCACGCCCGATGGCAGAGAGGGCTTTGACACGCTCTTTTTGAAAGAGGGCTTTGGCGTGTATCTCGTTGACCAGCCAAGGCACGGCAAAGCGGGCAAGAGTAGCGAGGAGGTGCTGCTAAAGCCAAGCTTTAGTGATGAGATGTGGTTTAACCACTTTAGATTGGGTATTTACCCGCGTTTTTTTGAGGATGTGTCCTTTCCAAAAGATGCGGAGAGTTTGGAGCAGTTTTTAAGACAGAGTACGCCAACCATAGCAAAAACGCAGGATTTGGAGGTTTATGCAAGGGCTTATGTGGCATTGTTGGAGCGGCTTGACAACGGTGGCATTTTAATCACGCACTCTCAAGGCGGGGCCGTGGGCTGGAAAGTGGCTTTGCAAAGCGATAAAGTCAAGGGCATTGTAACTTATGAGCCCGGCGGGGATCTGCCCTTTCCAAAAGGAGAGATGCCAGAGCTTGGCAGGACGCTCACGCG carries:
- a CDS encoding DNA adenine methylase, with protein sequence MPKGLDNARDGLNVERWQERKSQRQKKPGVAHLLLSYVDSGGHCEMPKNLTSSKYTMQDTRHNNRIQPTLESRKNIIQSPLNYTGGKFTLLSQILPLFPKQISTFVDLFCGGGNVGVNIQAQNIILNDENKVVMELLKLFQKEEFAMIKQKIDVLINEFKLSNSTKFGYEFYKCDSAKGLSSYNKQGFLNLRKAYNEDKDILKLFVLIIFSFNNQIRFNAKGEFNLPCGKRDFNAKMQAKLQGFIQALKSKNISFKNEDFRTFKLENLDKNAFIYMDPPYFLCLASYNENKAWSEQDEKDLLEFMQNLESKNIKFALSNVLTHKGKEHKLLQTWLKENPCFKVHFLNKSYKNCNYQSKRLESREVLVVNYGS
- a CDS encoding aldo/keto reductase, with amino-acid sequence MEFLILNTLNGGVKMPILGYGVFQIEPKEAQRCVEDALSVGYRSIDTAQSYFNEAEVGAALTNALKGGAIKREELFITTKLWISHANEKDVNKAFETSLKKLGLEYLDLYLIHQPYNDVYGAWRAMSKLHKEGRIRAIGMSNFYPDKISDFALFNEIKPAINQIELHPFYQKEYEQQINAEFGVATQSWASFAEGKNDMFNNPVLKQIAQKHDKSVAQVILRWLTQRQIVVIPKTTKLARMQENFNVFDFTLNSTDLSAIKSLDTNKTLFIDHRDVERVKWLVDYSKDSRFKE
- a CDS encoding cupin domain-containing protein, encoding MREFSAQELTKAGSLGSFTGDSKIFSGKVKVSAMFKANAWRAFSSGLVEFDKGARSAWHTHPAGQTLIVTEGEILTGTADGKAWLAKKGDVISCPPNIKHFHGASTDTKGVHIALTGVKDTQNVKWLELVSDEEYKEAMQKARKESN
- a CDS encoding YceI family protein — encoded protein: MPFDIDKKHSAISFSLTHLGISEQNGIFREFGGSLEIDTGTAHIKALEGWVEIASIDTNTKERDTNLQSEEFFSTKSFARAYFKAKEIKNGSVLADLTIKGITKEVFFDLKISQIIINQRTKKPTIDIMLTATINRKDFKIGEDVLNAVLNDKIALKIQLQATQKE
- the rrpB gene encoding MarR family transcription factor RrpB; translation: MKKYHSPCPVETTLNLIGNKWKMLIIRDLLSSTKRFGELRASIGASKNQTISQKVLTDNLKELESAKIIKRKVYAEVPPKVEYSLTPLGQSLEGVLQSLSSWGESYKDSDRIRH
- a CDS encoding NAD(P)-dependent oxidoreductase, whose protein sequence is MKIAILAASGKAGKLITQEALNRGYEVTAFVRDSTKMSKFKNLKVVQKDILALDSKDLSGFDVVISAYGVVATPQDYEPIYKHLSAILANNPARFLIVGGAGSYYMDKERKTQFIDTPEFPDIYKPVASAHNKVLSFLRTQDSLNWVYVSPPADFVFDAPKSGKYKIIGEYFEVNERGESKGSYADYASAMLDIAEDSKINKERVGVIGL
- a CDS encoding alpha/beta fold hydrolase, whose translation is MKNLFVSLNIFILSIALYACANQNGFISIEKQGSFFAGGVVQKDAKGHTNHADHAYVFWQIPLKAYKYPLIFAHGIEQSAKTWQSTPDGREGFDTLFLKEGFGVYLVDQPRHGKAGKSSEEVLLKPSFSDEMWFNHFRLGIYPRFFEDVSFPKDAESLEQFLRQSTPTIAKTQDLEVYARAYVALLERLDNGGILITHSQGGAVGWKVALQSDKVKGIVTYEPGGDLPFPKGEMPELGRTLTRAGTSEGIEISKEEFLQFTKNRL